Proteins encoded in a region of the Caballeronia sp. M1242 genome:
- a CDS encoding DUF4148 domain-containing protein → MKTSIIALFVAASAFAGAAQAAVNDTAPASQDTQSSAVHRVMGKTRAEVRSELVQAQKSGQIAALASLYRGS, encoded by the coding sequence ATGAAGACCTCGATCATCGCTTTGTTCGTCGCCGCGAGCGCTTTCGCGGGAGCCGCGCAAGCCGCAGTCAACGATACCGCGCCCGCGTCGCAGGATACACAGTCGTCGGCGGTGCATCGCGTCATGGGCAAGACGCGCGCCGAAGTCCGCAGCGAACTCGTGCAGGCGCAGAAGAGCGGACAGATCGCGGCGCTGGCGAGTCTCTATCGCGGTAGCTGA
- a CDS encoding DUF4148 domain-containing protein, with product MMKTSIIALFVAASAFAGAAQAAVNDTAPASQDAQSSAVHRVMGKTRAEVRSELVQAQKSGQIAALASLYRGS from the coding sequence ATGATGAAGACCTCGATCATCGCTTTATTCGTCGCCGCGAGCGCTTTCGCGGGAGCCGCGCAGGCCGCAGTCAACGATACCGCGCCCGCGTCGCAGGATGCGCAGTCGTCGGCGGTGCATCGCGTCATGGGCAAGACGCGCGCTGAAGTCCGCAGCGAACTCGTGCAGGCGCAAAAGAGCGGACAGATCGCGGCGCTGGCGAGTCTGTATCGCGGTAGCTAA
- a CDS encoding organic hydroperoxide resistance protein, translating to MTTHMDTVLYTGKTRVTGGREGHARSSDGRLDVKLSTPGAAGAGTNPEQMFAAGWSACFIGAMRKAAAVLQVKLPEDTAVDAEVDLGTHDGAYLLRARLAVSLPGIDRDTAHAIVEGAHQTCPYSKATRGNIDVTIEVV from the coding sequence ATGACGACACACATGGATACTGTGCTCTATACCGGCAAAACGCGCGTAACCGGAGGCCGCGAAGGACACGCGCGCAGCTCCGACGGCCGGCTCGACGTAAAGCTCTCGACGCCCGGCGCGGCCGGCGCGGGCACCAACCCGGAGCAGATGTTCGCGGCGGGCTGGTCGGCGTGTTTCATCGGCGCAATGCGCAAGGCCGCCGCCGTGCTGCAAGTGAAGCTGCCCGAGGATACGGCCGTCGACGCCGAAGTGGATCTCGGCACGCACGACGGCGCGTATCTGCTGCGCGCGCGGCTTGCGGTGAGTCTGCCGGGCATCGACCGCGATACGGCGCACGCGATCGTCGAGGGCGCGCATCAGACCTGCCCGTACTCGAAGGCGACGCGCGGCAATATCGACGTGACCATCGAGGTCGTATGA
- a CDS encoding DUF2934 domain-containing protein, producing the protein MQSKLREEDIRTRAYLLWEADGRHSGRDHVYWQQAIAQLKEEGVAPSRDAVIDEHGASGAKKPSKAKKGAAASDTPVTSEADKKAKAKTKTPVKTAAKTATKTATKTATKTAAKSEPKSAAKKPAKPKEPAAEAKAKSTAAASEPKAKRGSKTAGADASKPAKKPRGTKAVEGQAESS; encoded by the coding sequence ATGCAGTCCAAGTTGCGCGAAGAAGATATCCGAACCCGTGCCTATCTCCTCTGGGAGGCCGATGGCCGGCATTCCGGGCGCGATCACGTTTATTGGCAGCAGGCCATCGCTCAACTGAAGGAAGAAGGCGTCGCGCCGTCGCGCGATGCGGTCATCGACGAACATGGGGCTTCAGGCGCGAAGAAGCCGTCGAAGGCCAAGAAGGGCGCTGCGGCCTCCGATACGCCCGTTACTTCCGAGGCCGACAAGAAGGCGAAAGCGAAAACGAAGACGCCGGTCAAAACCGCAGCGAAGACCGCAACCAAGACCGCAACCAAGACCGCGACCAAGACTGCGGCGAAGTCCGAACCGAAGTCCGCTGCGAAGAAGCCAGCGAAGCCGAAGGAACCGGCGGCCGAAGCGAAGGCCAAGTCCACCGCCGCCGCGAGCGAGCCGAAAGCCAAGCGCGGCAGCAAGACGGCTGGTGCCGATGCTTCCAAGCCCGCGAAGAAGCCGCGCGGGACGAAGGCCGTCGAAGGACAGGCCGAGTCGAGCTAA
- a CDS encoding YbfB/YjiJ family MFS transporter codes for MATSAEAHAPSTHPARDAALACAVALAVALGVGRFAFTPLLPLMLKSGALDIRQGGWLASANYAGYLIGALTCAAIRVDHGRMVRLALVTTAVFTLAMGLVHVFWAWTAIRFAAGVVSAWAFVFASQWGLRRLAELNAHGMSGVIYAGPGVGIVATGLLGAGAAAYGVSAPWVWTGFAACSAVAIAFIWQAFALTPPPASAHARAASATAHASTRGDAFWLVSLYGLAGFGYIITATFLPVIARHALPGSPWPDLFWPAFGLALMVGAVFGARLPITWDNRRLLAACYIVQAAGIGLGVVSPTAIGLGAGTVLLGLPFTAITLFAMREARRLRGDAAAGLMGYATGAYGLGQIVGPIVAAPIAERTGSFSYALWIAAAALALGAVALAIVSRRGGGADA; via the coding sequence ATGGCTACGTCTGCTGAAGCTCACGCACCGTCAACGCATCCCGCGCGCGATGCGGCGCTCGCCTGTGCCGTCGCGCTCGCCGTGGCGCTCGGCGTCGGTCGATTCGCGTTCACGCCGCTCTTGCCCTTGATGCTCAAGAGCGGCGCGCTCGATATTCGTCAGGGCGGATGGCTCGCATCGGCCAATTACGCGGGGTATCTGATCGGCGCGCTTACGTGCGCGGCCATTCGCGTCGATCACGGCCGCATGGTGCGACTCGCGCTCGTGACGACCGCCGTCTTCACGCTGGCGATGGGTCTCGTGCACGTCTTCTGGGCGTGGACCGCGATACGCTTCGCGGCGGGCGTCGTCAGCGCGTGGGCGTTCGTGTTCGCATCGCAATGGGGCCTGCGGCGCCTCGCGGAACTGAACGCGCACGGCATGAGCGGCGTGATCTACGCGGGACCGGGCGTCGGCATCGTCGCGACCGGGCTGCTCGGGGCGGGTGCCGCCGCGTACGGCGTCAGCGCGCCGTGGGTATGGACGGGCTTCGCGGCGTGCTCGGCAGTAGCGATCGCGTTCATCTGGCAGGCGTTCGCGCTGACGCCCCCGCCGGCCTCGGCGCACGCGCGCGCCGCAAGCGCCACCGCGCACGCCTCGACGCGTGGCGATGCGTTCTGGCTCGTCAGCCTGTATGGTCTCGCCGGCTTCGGCTACATCATCACCGCGACGTTTCTGCCGGTCATCGCGCGACACGCGTTGCCGGGGTCGCCGTGGCCCGATCTGTTCTGGCCGGCCTTCGGTCTGGCGCTGATGGTGGGCGCGGTCTTCGGCGCCCGTCTGCCGATTACATGGGACAACCGGCGCTTGCTGGCTGCGTGCTACATCGTGCAGGCGGCGGGCATCGGTCTCGGCGTCGTGTCGCCGACCGCCATCGGGCTGGGCGCGGGCACCGTGCTGCTCGGTTTGCCGTTCACCGCGATCACGCTCTTCGCCATGCGCGAAGCGCGCCGCTTGCGCGGCGACGCGGCAGCCGGGCTGATGGGCTACGCGACGGGCGCGTATGGCCTCGGACAAATCGTCGGGCCGATCGTCGCCGCGCCGATCGCGGAGCGAACCGGATCGTTCTCGTACGCGCTGTGGATCGCGGCCGCGGCGCTGGCGCTGGGCGCGGTCGCGTTGGCTATCGTGAGCAGGCGGGGCGGCGGCGCGGACGCTTAG
- a CDS encoding LysR family transcriptional regulator, whose protein sequence is MDLGSLAIFRTVVREAGVTKAAAKLNRVQSNVTTRIRQLEETLGTELFERNGRKLVLTPAGETLLPYAERLLALADEARHAVRENRPQGRLRLGTMESTAASRLPRVLAAYHQRWPDVTLELATGVTRALIDSVRAYEVDAAVLARPIEPNALPAELFETVPVFEEELVLVTPRGQHPTAMAQQIAGLTLVAFERGCAYRAYAMRWYEEQGIRPARVLELGSYHAIVACVSAGAGVAVAPRSVLELAGLADEVELHSLGDLGRVSTLLVWRKGHFSAALGALRDLLLARS, encoded by the coding sequence ATGGACCTGGGCTCATTGGCGATTTTCCGGACTGTCGTGCGCGAAGCGGGCGTGACGAAAGCGGCGGCGAAGCTCAATCGCGTGCAGTCGAACGTGACCACGCGCATACGCCAACTGGAGGAGACGCTCGGCACCGAGCTTTTCGAGCGCAACGGCCGAAAGCTCGTGCTCACGCCCGCCGGCGAGACGCTGCTGCCGTACGCCGAGCGCCTGCTCGCGCTGGCCGACGAAGCGCGTCACGCGGTGCGCGAAAATCGTCCGCAAGGGCGTTTGCGTCTCGGCACTATGGAAAGCACGGCCGCGAGCCGGCTGCCGCGCGTGCTCGCGGCCTACCATCAACGCTGGCCGGACGTGACGCTGGAACTGGCGACGGGCGTGACGCGCGCGCTCATCGACAGCGTGCGTGCGTATGAAGTCGATGCCGCCGTGCTCGCGCGTCCTATCGAGCCGAACGCGCTTCCCGCCGAGCTGTTCGAAACGGTGCCCGTGTTCGAGGAAGAACTCGTGCTGGTCACGCCGCGCGGCCAGCATCCGACCGCCATGGCGCAGCAGATCGCCGGGCTCACGCTCGTGGCGTTCGAGCGCGGCTGCGCGTATCGCGCATATGCGATGCGCTGGTACGAAGAGCAAGGCATCCGGCCGGCGCGCGTGCTGGAACTCGGTTCGTATCACGCGATCGTCGCGTGCGTGTCCGCGGGCGCGGGCGTGGCCGTCGCGCCGCGCTCGGTGCTGGAACTCGCGGGACTGGCCGACGAAGTGGAACTGCATTCGCTCGGCGATCTCGGCCGCGTGAGCACGCTGCTCGTGTGGCGCAAGGGCCACTTCTCGGCGGCGCTCGGCGCATTGCGCGACTTGCTGCTCGCGCGGTCGTGA
- a CDS encoding TetR/AcrR family transcriptional regulator yields the protein MVDNSESGLAEPTRARKRAAKPTEKEQHKPYHHGSLPQALLQAAEVVLKRDGISGLSLRAIAREAGVSHTAPQHHFGDTAGVLSELAADGFMRLSACIANSARDVQDASERPRAIARGYIEFAKKNPDLMRLMSRGEMFDAERPSLIEARRTAGLALAGVFGDAPLGPPSGKHTFGPMDASRAVALTAAWAYVHGLALLLIDGRLDGLAASAEGIRHADDLVMAAIDQVQLNIGKAS from the coding sequence ATGGTCGACAACAGCGAAAGCGGTCTCGCCGAGCCGACGCGAGCCAGAAAGCGCGCGGCGAAGCCAACGGAAAAAGAACAGCACAAGCCCTATCACCACGGATCGCTGCCGCAAGCGTTGTTGCAGGCCGCCGAAGTGGTCCTGAAGCGCGACGGAATCAGCGGGCTGAGCCTCAGAGCCATCGCGCGCGAGGCGGGCGTGTCGCATACCGCGCCTCAGCATCACTTTGGCGATACGGCGGGCGTGCTGAGCGAACTCGCGGCCGATGGCTTCATGCGTCTGTCGGCGTGCATCGCGAATAGCGCGCGGGACGTGCAGGACGCGTCGGAGAGGCCGAGGGCCATCGCGCGTGGCTATATCGAGTTCGCGAAGAAGAACCCGGATCTCATGCGGCTGATGTCGCGCGGCGAGATGTTCGATGCCGAAAGGCCATCGCTCATCGAGGCGCGACGAACCGCCGGCCTTGCGTTGGCCGGCGTATTCGGTGACGCGCCGCTCGGCCCGCCATCGGGCAAGCATACTTTCGGGCCGATGGACGCGTCGCGCGCCGTTGCGCTCACCGCTGCGTGGGCGTATGTGCACGGCCTCGCCTTGCTGCTGATCGATGGCCGTCTGGACGGACTCGCCGCCTCCGCCGAAGGCATTCGCCACGCAGACGATCTCGTCATGGCGGCGATCGACCAGGTGCAGTTGAACATCGGCAAAGCGTCTTAA
- a CDS encoding serine protease, whose translation MLLTAARVRTFADEAHLTNASGFFFARDERLFLVTSRHVVSDAPSEHFPDRLEIELHIDADNLGASTWFSLPLYADGVALWREGADDGGAIDVAVLELARDRLPATARFDAFGPEHLPKPDGALPVGASVLIVGFPLGFHDSLHHLPVVRQGVIASAFGLRFQGKGCFITDARTHRGTSGAPVVTRDPSKAGTPEASRLPWLLLGIHSSTIDMGSRDVQVDETLGLNSAWYSDILMTLTR comes from the coding sequence CTGTTGCTCACCGCTGCGCGCGTCAGGACCTTCGCGGACGAAGCGCATCTGACGAATGCGAGCGGCTTTTTCTTCGCTCGCGATGAACGGCTTTTTCTCGTGACGAGCCGTCATGTGGTCAGCGATGCGCCGAGCGAGCACTTTCCCGATCGGCTCGAAATAGAACTGCACATCGACGCCGACAACCTCGGCGCTTCGACTTGGTTCTCGTTGCCGTTGTATGCGGACGGCGTCGCGCTATGGCGAGAAGGCGCGGACGATGGCGGCGCGATCGATGTCGCCGTGCTCGAACTTGCGCGTGATCGCCTGCCCGCGACCGCGCGCTTCGATGCGTTCGGTCCCGAGCATCTGCCGAAGCCCGACGGCGCGCTGCCGGTCGGCGCTTCGGTGCTGATCGTCGGTTTTCCGCTGGGCTTTCACGATTCGCTGCATCATCTGCCGGTCGTGAGGCAGGGCGTCATCGCGTCGGCGTTCGGGCTGCGCTTCCAGGGCAAAGGATGCTTTATCACCGATGCGCGCACGCATCGCGGCACGAGCGGCGCGCCGGTCGTCACCCGCGATCCGTCGAAGGCGGGCACGCCTGAAGCGTCACGGCTGCCGTGGCTGTTGCTCGGCATTCACTCATCGACAATCGATATGGGCTCCCGCGACGTGCAGGTGGATGAAACGCTCGGCCTCAACAGCGCGTGGTACTCGGACATTCTCATGACGTTGACGCGTTGA
- a CDS encoding SulP family inorganic anion transporter: MTQPATGTHTRVVSRLSLPSSRAEWVREILAGVVTSLALIPEVISFAFISGVEPRSALFASVVLLIVTSLLGGRPAMVTAAAGSVALVVAPMVHAHGAGYILPAVLLAGLIQIAFGALGFARIVRFIPRSVMLGFVNALGVLIFCAQIPHLVDEPLAVYALFAITLAIVVIGPRVTRAVPAPLIAIIVATVLAIALHWSVPTVGGDRPMSSDLPGLTLWSVPFDLSTLKIVWQTAVSIAFVGLLETLLTAKLVDEVTATRSHKSRESWALGLANLGAGAFGGIAGCAMIGQTVVNVEIGGARTRVSTLAAAATLLLLITGLSSVMARIPMVALAGVMMVVAVKTVDWHSLRPATLRRMPLMETSVMLTSIALTVYTGNLAIGVVGGVLLATVLFARRVAHVIRTTRAVSDDGESVRYEVHGPLFFGSSNDLVDQFEYDADPRSVVIDFAKSQVWDASTVAVLDSIESKYRQRDVAVQFVGLDERSRAFHARLSGTLNAG; encoded by the coding sequence ATGACTCAACCCGCGACCGGGACTCACACGCGCGTCGTCTCGCGCCTCTCATTGCCGTCGTCACGCGCCGAATGGGTGCGGGAGATTCTCGCGGGCGTCGTGACGAGCCTCGCGCTGATCCCCGAGGTCATTTCGTTCGCCTTCATTTCGGGTGTCGAGCCGCGTTCGGCGTTGTTCGCCTCGGTCGTGCTGCTGATCGTCACGTCGCTGCTCGGCGGACGGCCCGCCATGGTCACTGCCGCGGCGGGGTCGGTGGCGCTCGTCGTCGCGCCGATGGTCCACGCGCACGGCGCGGGCTACATTCTCCCCGCCGTGCTGCTCGCGGGCTTGATACAGATCGCGTTCGGCGCGCTGGGCTTCGCGCGCATCGTGCGCTTCATTCCGCGCTCGGTTATGCTCGGTTTCGTCAACGCGCTCGGCGTGCTCATCTTCTGCGCGCAGATTCCGCATCTCGTCGACGAACCGCTTGCGGTGTACGCGCTGTTCGCGATCACGCTCGCCATCGTCGTGATCGGGCCGCGCGTGACGCGGGCGGTGCCGGCGCCGCTCATCGCGATCATCGTGGCGACCGTGCTCGCCATTGCGTTGCACTGGTCGGTGCCGACGGTCGGCGGCGATCGTCCCATGTCGTCGGACTTGCCCGGCCTCACGCTCTGGTCCGTGCCGTTCGATCTGAGCACGTTGAAGATCGTATGGCAAACGGCGGTGTCCATTGCGTTCGTCGGCTTGCTGGAGACGCTGCTGACCGCGAAGCTCGTCGACGAAGTGACCGCGACGCGCTCGCACAAGTCGCGCGAATCGTGGGCGCTCGGGCTCGCGAATCTCGGCGCGGGCGCCTTCGGCGGCATTGCCGGCTGCGCGATGATCGGGCAGACGGTCGTGAACGTGGAGATCGGCGGGGCGCGCACGCGCGTGTCCACGCTCGCGGCGGCGGCCACGCTGCTTCTGCTCATCACCGGGCTGAGTTCGGTGATGGCGCGCATCCCGATGGTGGCGCTCGCCGGCGTGATGATGGTCGTCGCGGTCAAGACGGTGGACTGGCACAGCCTGCGCCCGGCCACGTTGCGCCGCATGCCGCTCATGGAAACGTCCGTCATGCTCACCTCGATCGCGCTGACCGTGTACACGGGCAATCTCGCGATCGGCGTGGTCGGCGGCGTGTTGCTGGCGACGGTGCTGTTCGCGCGGCGCGTCGCTCACGTGATCCGCACGACGCGCGCCGTATCGGATGACGGCGAAAGCGTGCGTTACGAAGTGCACGGACCGCTTTTCTTCGGCAGCAGCAACGATCTCGTCGACCAGTTCGAGTACGACGCCGATCCGCGCTCGGTCGTCATCGACTTCGCGAAATCCCAGGTGTGGGATGCATCGACCGTCGCGGTGCTGGACTCCATCGAGAGCAAATACCGGCAGCGCGATGTGGCCGTGCAGTTCGTCGGGCTGGACGAGCGCAGCCGGGCGTTCCACGCGCGGTTGAGCGGAACCTTGAATGCCGGTTGA
- a CDS encoding DUF2946 domain-containing protein has protein sequence MASLAPTVSQTLAASHHEHATADMDCSMPEMQHAPAGKSHDGTSMSDGQACGYCGLFAHMPTVPIAQSRFALTVEAIVHQAATRFESVRLVAHVSPSQPRAPPVLS, from the coding sequence ATGGCGTCGCTCGCCCCGACCGTTTCGCAGACGCTCGCCGCGTCGCACCACGAGCACGCGACCGCCGACATGGACTGTTCCATGCCGGAAATGCAACATGCGCCCGCCGGGAAGTCGCACGACGGCACGTCGATGTCCGACGGGCAGGCGTGCGGCTATTGCGGCCTCTTCGCGCACATGCCTACCGTGCCGATTGCGCAAAGCCGTTTTGCGCTGACGGTCGAGGCCATCGTCCATCAGGCGGCGACGCGCTTCGAAAGCGTTCGGCTCGTGGCGCACGTATCGCCGTCGCAGCCTCGCGCGCCTCCTGTCTTGTCCTGA
- a CDS encoding copper resistance protein CopC, whose protein sequence is MLSGAACAHVFPQKQEPGAGATVAAPARIRIVFDGPLEPAFSTLTVTDASGKQVNTEKSKVDAQQPFIATLALPALPSGRYTVHWAAVADDGHRTHGDYSFEVK, encoded by the coding sequence ATGCTGTCCGGCGCCGCGTGCGCGCATGTGTTTCCGCAGAAGCAGGAACCGGGCGCGGGCGCGACGGTGGCTGCGCCGGCGCGCATCCGCATTGTCTTCGACGGGCCGCTCGAGCCCGCCTTCTCGACGCTGACCGTCACCGATGCAAGCGGCAAGCAAGTCAACACCGAGAAGTCGAAGGTGGATGCGCAGCAGCCGTTCATCGCCACGCTTGCGCTGCCGGCGTTGCCATCGGGGCGTTACACCGTCCACTGGGCGGCTGTCGCGGACGACGGGCATCGCACGCATGGGGATTACAGCTTCGAGGTGAAGTGA